The DNA region GCTCGCGTCGAGCACGTGGATCACCGGGCCTTCGTAAGCCGGGTCGATCTTGAGCGCGGTGTGCACCTTTGATGTGGTCGCCCCGCCGATCAGCAGCGGCATGGTCATCCCGGCGCGCTGCATTTCCTCGGCGACGGTCACCATCTCGTCCAATGAGGGCGTGATGAGGCCGGAGAGCCCGATCATGTCGGCCTTGTTATCGTTGGCGCTGGCAAGGATCGTCGGCCAGGGCACCATCACGCCGAGGTCGATCACGTCATAGCCGTTGCACTGGAGCACGACGCCGACGATGTTCTTGCCGATGTCGTGCACATCGCCCTTCACCGTCGCCATGATGATCTTGCCCTTGGCCTTGCGTTCCTCCTCGGGAAGCAAGTCCTTTTCCGCCTCGATATAAGGGATGAGGTGGGCGACCGCCTTCTTCATCACGCGGGCGGATTTGACCACCTGCGGCAGGAACATCTTGCCGCTGCCGAACAGGTCGCCGACCACGTTCATCCCGTCCATCAGCGGGCCTTCGATCACTTCGATGGGTCGCCCGCCCCGGTCGGCAATGGCGGCGCGCATGATTTCGGTATCGTCGACGATATGCGCGTCGATGCCCTTCACCAGCGCGTGTTCGAGCCGTTTTTCGACCGCCCAGCCGCGCCATTCCTCGGCGGCCTTTTCATCGGCGACCGACTTGCCCTTGAAGCTTTCGGCGAGGGTGATGAGTCTTTCGGTGGCGTCAGGATCGCGGTTGAGGATCACGTCCTCGCAGGCATCGCGCAGCGCCGGATCGATCTGGTCGTAAACGTCGAGCTGCCCCGCGTTGACGATTGCCATGTCGAGGCCCGCCGGGATCGCGTGGTAGAGGAACACCGAGTGCATCGCCCGGCGCACGGGTTCATTGCCGCGGAAGCTGAAGCTGAGGTTGGAGAGGCCGCCCGAGTAATGCGCGTGGGGGCACAGCTCGCGCAATTCCTGCACCGCCTCGATAAAGTCGACGCCGTAATTGTTGTGCTCCTCGATCCCGGTCGCCACCGCGAAGATGTTGGGATCGAAGATGATGTCTTCGGGCGGGAAGCCCTCGGCCACTAGCAGGTCGTAGGCGCGCTTGCAGATTTCGACCTTGCGCTGCTTGGTGTCGGCCTGACCGACCGTGTCGAAGGCCATCACCACCACCGCCGCGCCGTAATCCATGCAAATGCGGGCGTGTTCGAGGAAGGCGGCTTCGCCCTCTTTCATGGAGATCGAGTTCACGATCGGCTTACCGCTAACGCATTTCAGCCCCGCTTCGATCACGTGGAACTTCGATGAGTCGATCATCACCGGCACGCGGGCGATGTCCGGTTCGGCCGCGATCAGTTTCAAGAAGGTGGTCATGGCGTGGACCGCATCGAGCAGCCCTTCGTCCATGTTGACGTCGATCACCTGCGCGCCGTTTTCGACCTGCTGGCGCGCGACTTCAACAGCGGCCGGGTAATCGCCCGCCATGATGAGCTTCTTGAACGCGGCCGAGCCGGTGACGTTGGTGCGTTCACCGATATTGATGAAGCGCGCGGAGGAGGGTTGGGTCATTTCTATCTCCCTCTCCCCTTCAGGGGAGAGGGCCGGGGAGAGGGGGAGTCCTTCCCACCGGCCTTAATGATTTGGAACTGAGAGACTTCCCCTCTCCCAACCCTCTCCCCTCAAGGGGAGAGGGCTTTTAGGCAGCAATAAACGCCTCAAGCCCCGCCAGCCGCATCGCAGGCTCAGGGTGCGGCACCTTGCGCGGCTCGGATTTGGCCACCGCGCGCGCGATGGCATTGATGTGCGCAGGCGAGGAGCCGCAGCAGCCGCCGAGGATGTTGACCTGTCCGTGATCGGCCCAGTCCTTGACCAGCCCGGCGGTGGTGGCGGGCTGCTCGTCATATTCACCGAGCTCGTTGGGGAGGCCCGCGTTGGGATAGATCATCAGCAACGTATCGGCGATCTGCGAGAGCACCTTGACGTGCGGGCGCAATTGCTCCGCGCCGAAGCTGCAATTCAAACCGATGGTGACCGGCTTGGCATGGCGCACCGCATACCAGAAGGCCTCGACCGTATGGCCCGAAAGGTTGCGGCCCGACAGATCGGTCAGCGTCATCGAGATCATCAGCGGCACTTCACGCCCCAGATCGCGCTCCAATTGCTTGACCGCCATGATCCCCGCCTTGGCGTTCAAGGTATCGAACACCGTCTCGATCAGGATGAAGTCCACCCCGCCTTCGACCAAAGCCTCGGCCTGTTCCTTGTAGACCGCCACCAGCTCATCGAAATCGATCTCGCGGTAGCCGGGGTCTTCGACATCGGGGCTGAGCGAGAGCGTCTTGTTGGTCGGCCCGATCGCGCCTGCGACGAACCGGGGCTTGCCATCCTTGGCGGCATATTCATCCGCCAGCGCGCGGGCGAGCTTGCCACTGGCCACGTTGATGTCCCGCACCAGACCTTCGGCCGCGTAATCGGCCTGGCTGATGCGGTTGGCCGAGAAGGTGTTGGTCGAAACCACGTCCGATCCTGCATCCAGATAGGCGCGGGTGATGTCACCGATCACGTCGGGGCGGGTCAGCACCAGAATGTCGTTATTGCCCTTCTGATCGGCGGCGAGGCCGAGGTCGCCCGCGTAGTCCGCTTCGGTCAGCTTGCGGTTCTGAATCTGCGTCCCGAACGCGCCGTCGAAGATCAGCACGCGCTCATTGGCGGCAGCGAGGAGCTGGTTACGCGCGCTCATGCGTCGTCTCCCACAGGACGCTTCCCGAGCATGTGGCAGATCGCATAGGCGAGCTCGGGGCGGTTCAATGTGTAGAAGTGGAAGTCGCGCACCCCGCCTGCATAGAGCCGGCGGCACAGTTCAGCGGCGACCGTTGCGGCGACCAGCTGGCGCGCGGCGGGCTTTTCATCGAGGCCTTCGAACAACCCGTCCATCCATGCCGGGATTGACGCCCCGCAAGCGGCGGCGAATTTGCGGGCCTGGGCGACATTGGTCACGGGGAGAATGCCGGGGAGGATCGGCGCGTCGATGCCGCTCGCCGCGCAGGCATCGCGGAAGCGGAAGAAGGCTTCGGGCGAGAAGAAGAACTGGCTGATCGCGCGGCTGGCCCCGGCGTCCAGCTTGCGCTTCAGATTGTCGATATCGTCCTGCGGGCTCTGCGCGTCAGGGTGCGTTTCGGGATAGGCGGCGACCGAAATCTCGAACGGCGCAATCGCCTTCAGCCCGCTGACCAGCTCCGCCGCGCTGGCATAGCCTTCAGGGTGCGGGGTGAAGGGCGCGCCGGGTTCACCCGCATCACCGCGCAGCGCAACGATGTGGCGCACGCCCGCTTCCCAATAATGTTCGGCGACCTCGCGAATTTCGGCCTTCGACGCCGCAACGCAGGTCAAGTGCGCCGCGGCAGGGAGCTTCGCCTCGCCAATGATCCGCGCCACCGTGGCATGGGTGCGCTCGCGGGTCGAACCGCCCGCGCCGTAGGTGACCGAAACGAAGCTCGGCCCCAGCGGCTTCAGCTGTGTCACCGCGTCCCACAGCTGTTCTTCCATCTTTGCGCTTTTGGGCGGGAAGAATTCGAAGCTCACTGCGACATCCCCCGGCAGGCCGGAAAACAGCGGCATGTCGGTGGCGGTGCGATATTCGTGAAGCTGGTCGAGGGTCGGGGTCATCAGACGGTTTCCGTGAGGCTGGCAGGGGTCTTCAACGCAGGGGCGGAACGGCGCTTGGCCGTCCAGATCTTGACGACCAGTGGCCCACCTTCGAGCGCGAGCGGCGGGCTGACGCTGAACCCGGCGCCGCGCAGCAATTCGGCCATCTGGCGATCGGTAAAGCCTAGGCGCACGTGCTGGTGGCGGGTGCGCAGTTCTTCGTGATCATGGCTGGCAAAGTCGACAATCGCGATCCGCCCGCCGCTGCGCAGCACCCGCGCCGCCTCGGCCAGCGCCGGGGCCGGATCGGCGGCGAAGTGCAGCACCTGATGCAGCACCACGGTATCAAAACTGGCGCCGGGGAATGGCAGATCGGCAAAGTCGCCCTGCACCAGCTCGATCTGTGCGGTCGGCAGATGTTGCAGCTTGGCGCGGGCGACGCGCAGCATTTCGAGGTTCTTGTCCAGCGCGACGATGCGTTCGGCATGGGGTGCGAACAATTCGGCCATGCGCCCGGTGCCAGTGCCAATATCCAGCAGCGCGCCCAGCGGCGCATCCGCCAGCGCTTCGGCCAAGCCGCGTTCGACATCGGCATCAGCGCTATGGAGCGCGCGCAACTCGTCCCATTCCTCGGCGTGACGGGCGAAATAGGTCTCCGCCGCAGCCTCGCGCGCATTGCGAATCGCGGCGAGTTTCCGGCGGTCGGTTTCGCACAAGGCGGCAAAGGCGGGTTCTTCGGTTTCGGCCAGCGCGAGCAGGCGCTGCACCGCTTCAATCACCGGGGCGCTCGATTCGCTCTGGCGCAGGAACACCCAGCTGCCTTCGCGGCGACGTTCGGCGAGGCCCGCATCGCACAGGATGCCGACATGACGCGAGACGCGCGGCTGGCTTTGGCCGAGCACCTGTGCCAATTCGCCCACGGCCAGTTCCATCGTCCCGAGCAAGCGGGCGATGCGCAGCCGGGTCGGATCGCCCAGCGCCTTGAAGATGTCCTCGATCATCATTGTGAGGACATCATATAAAGATATTTTTATATCTGTAAATCGTCCGCAGTCGATGGGCGTGTGCAATCTGCCGCCAAGGTGACCCCCGGACGCGCTTGCTCAACCCAGCACGATCGGCGCAGCCCCCCTGACCGGGCGGAATGTCTCGGCCCGCGCGGGCAGATCGGCGGCGACATTGTAGCGGGCGACCGCCTCGTCGATGGCGCTGCCCGCATCATGGGTGCTGACCGCGACAAGACACCCGCCAAAGCCAGCGCCGGTCAACCGCACGCCGCCCGCATCGCCCAGCGCCTCGCTAATCAGCCCGGCCAGCCGGTCAATCGGCGCTAGCGAAACCTCGAAATCAGCGGACAGCGAGAGGTGCGCCTCGCGCATCACTTCGGCCAGCAGCGCGGTATCGCCCTGAGTCAGCGCCACAGCCACCGGCTCGACCCGCGCGATCTCGCCGACCACATGGCGGGCGCGGCGGTAAAGCGTCCGGTCGAGGCTGGTCCGGGCCGCCTCCAGCGTGGCGAAGTCCAGATCGCGCAAGGCCTTGAGCCCGAAATACGCCGCCGCCGCCTCGCATTGCGCGCGCCGCTCGTTAAAGGCGCTTTCGGTGAGATTGCGGCGCAGCCCGGTGTCGATCACGGTGATGGCAAGGCTCGCATGGATCGGGATCGGCATATGCTGCAAGCTGCGGCAATCGAGCAGCAGCGCATTGTCCCCGACGCTGGCGGCAGACGCCATCTGGTCCATGATCCCGCAGGCACAGCCGACGAAATCGTTCTCGGCACGCTGCGCCGCCCGGGCGAGGGTTTCAGGCGACAGGCCCAGCCCGGAATAGTCCGAACAGGCCAGCGCCACCGCCACGCCGAACGCGGCCGAGGATGACAGGCCCGCGCCGATGGGAACGTCCCCGGCAATCGCGATCCGCGCCGGTTTGACCCGGTGGCCATCCCGCCCCAGCGCTTGCACCACGCCGCGCACATGGTTCTGCCAGTTGTTCTCCCCCAGCACGATTGGGCTGGCAAGATCGAAGCTGTCGCGCGCGCTCGCCATGTCGCCCATGTCGAGCGCGACCGCTTCGAACAGCGGGACATTGGCGTCCTTGTCCGCCGGGCCGAGTGCGACAATCGCCTCGCGGTCAATCGCGCAGGGCAGGACGAAGCCATCATTGTAATCGACGTGCTCGCCGATCAGGTTGACCCGGCCAGGCGCGGCGAAGAAGCGCGTCGGCTCGGCCCCGTAGGCAAGACGGAAGCCCTGCCGGGCGCGGGCGATCAGTCGTTCGCGGCGATCCATGTGGCGCTCCCTTCGTTAGGCGCGGTAATGCACCAGACCGCTGACCGCGCGCAACATCTCTGCCGCGCGTTCCGGGGTGAGGTCGCGCTGGGGTTCGGCCAGCATCTCGTAACCGACCATGAACTTGCGCACCTCAGCCGAGCGCAGCAGCGGCGGGTAGAAATGCGCGTGGAGTTGCCAGTGGTCGATATCAGGCGACAAGGAATCCGGGCCATAAGGCGCCTGATGCCAACCCATCGAATAGGGAAAGCTGGTCTGGAACAGGTTGTCGTAACGCGTGGTGAGCGCCTTGAGGATGCTGGCGAGGCTGGCGCGCTGATCGGTCGTCAGCTGCGGCATCCGCTGCACGGCAAAGCGCGGCAGCAGCAGCGTCTCGAACGGCCAGGCCGCCCAGAAGGGGACGATGGCGAGCCAGTCATCGTTGATCTCGACCACCCGCTCGCTGGCCGCGATCTCGCGGGTCGCGGTGTCGAGCAGCATCGACCCATCATGCCATTCGCGGTATTGGCGCAGATTCTGGTCTTCGCGTGCAACCTCCAGCCCCCAATGCGCAGTCGCCCATATCTGCCCGTGGGGGTGGGGGTTGGAGCACCCCATCATCGCGCCTTTGTTCTCGAAGATCTGAACGCTGCCGAAGCGCGCGCCCAGCTCCTCGGTCTGGGCCGCCCACACGTCGATGACCGCGCGGATGCCGGCCAGCGGAAGCTGGGGCAGGCTTTTGGAATGATCGGGCGAAAAGCAGATCACCCGGCACAGGCCCGCCGACGCCTCGGCGTGGAACAGGGGATCGTGATTGGTCTCGACCGGCTGATCTTCAGCCAGCGCCGGGAAGTCATTGTCGAAAACATAGACCCCGTCATAGGCCGGGTTCACCTCGCCGCCAACGCGGGTGTTGCCGGGGCACAGATAGCACGCGGGATCATAGGACGGCGGCGGCGGATCGGGCGGACTGACCTCGCCCTGCCACGGCCGCCCCATGCGCTGCGGGGACACCTGCACCCAGCCGCCGGTCAGCGGGTTGTAGCGCCGATGCGGGCGGGCGAAATCGACCGCCATCACCCCGCTCCGGCCACCCGCTGCGCAAAGGCCGAACGCGGGGCGAATGTCGCCCGCCCACTAAGCACGAAGCGGTTGAAGGCCAGCGCTGCGATGATGCTCGTCACCAGCGTCACCACCATCATGTCGATATAATGCAGCGTGACCGCGCCCATCGGCAGAGCGACGAAGGTATAGGCCGCATAGAAGGCAAAGCCCCATAGCACGCCGACAATCGCCGCGCGCGATTCCACCCCGGTAAACAGCAGCCCGACCGCAAAGGCCGACAGGATCGGCATGGAGCTGAGGCCGTTCAATTGCTGGAGCAGGTTGATGATGCTCTTGGCCGAGGCAAACACCGGCACGAGCGCAATCGAGCTGATCGTCAGCAGCACCGTGACGATGCTCGACAGCCGCCAATGGCTCTCGACCTTGGCGACAAACTTCTCGTGGAAATCGACCGCATAAAGGCCGACCGCCGCATTCATCACCGCCGCCGTATGCGCGATCACCGCCGCAGCGATGGCGGCGGCGAAGATGCCCGACAGCCACGGCGGCAGCACCGCGCCGACCAAGCGGCCATAGGCGGCATCGTCGATATCGCCGAACAGCTGGTAGGCGACCACGCCGGGGATCACGACAATCGCGGGGATGATCAGAATGCGGACCACGGCGGCGGCCAGCACGCCCTTTTGCGCCTCTCGCACATTGGGGGCGGCCATCGCCTTCTGGGTGATAGGCTGGTTGGTCGACCAGTAATAGATCTGGATGAAGATCATGCCGGTGAAGAGGGTGTGGAACGGGATGGGGGAGTCTGCTCCGCCCACCATCGTCAGCCGCTCTGCCGGGACGCCGCGGGCGATGTCCCAATCGACTGCGTTCAAGGCCAGCACCACGATCAGCACCGCAATCGCCAGCACGCCGATCCCCGCATAGGTCTCCATCACCGCCACCGCACGAAGGCCCCCCGCCATCGTATAGGCCGCCGCGACCACGCCGAGGAACGCCGCCAGCACCAGCAGCGGCAGGTCGATCCCGGCGGTCTTGAGGAACAGCGCCCCCGAATAGAGCCCGGCGGGCAGATAGATTAGCACCATCCCGAACAGGAACAGCGCCGACACCAGCGTGCGGATCCCTCCGCCGCCGTAGCGTTGTTCCAGCAGCTCGGTCACGGTCGTCACCCCGGAGCGGTAATAGATCGGCACGAATACGAAGGCGAGGATCAGCAGACCGATGAACCCACTGATCTCCCACCAAGCGAGCAGCAGCATCTGGTTGCCGTTCATCCCCACCAGCTGATCGGTGGAGAGGTTCGTCAGCGTGATCGCGCCCGCGACAAACAGCCAGCTGAGCTTGCCCCCCGCCAGATAGACATCCTTGCGCGATCCATCATGCTTTTCGCGGCGGATCGTAAGCCAGGTGACCAGCCCGATGACCGCCGTCACGCCAAGGCAGACGGCAATCTGGATCAGGCTGTTGCCTGTCCCCCCGGACATCACCGCTTGCGACATTGTGCGCTTTCCCCTCTCGTTGGGGGCGGTTACAGCGCATTGGCGGGTGCCGGACAAGCCTTGGGGCGATAATCATCACCGGCAGGGGAGAGGAAATTGCGCGCTAGTCCGGTATTTGCACGGCTCGACGGGGATCGCACCAGTGTGGTCTGGATGGCCTGTGGGGATGCGCTCGATTGCCTCTATCTCGGGTCGCGGCTCGCAGTGGACGAGGATCTCGCCGCACTCGCCGCCGCCGCTGCGCGCGGGCGGCACGAAAACCAGCCCGATATTCCCCCGACCGGCGGCCTACTGCCCGATCCGCGCACCGGCTGGCGCGGGCCGCTGCTGGCGGAGTTCGCGCAAGACGGCGCGCCCGTCACGCCGCGCTGGATGGGGCTGTCCATCGACTCTTTCCCCGAAGAGCGCCGCGTCGTTGCCAACTGGCGGGACGAGAACCTCGCCCTAACCCTGTCGGTCAGTTGGACGATGGGCGCGGGCGACGTCATCACCACGCGCACGCAGTTCCTCCACACCCAAGATCGCCGCACCCGCGCCACCCGCTGCGCATCGCTGCTGCTGCCATTGCCGCGCGGGTTCGATCACGTCACCCACTTCGCCGGGCGCTGGGCGGACGATATGCGGGCTGAGCGCGTGCGCCTGACCCGCGCCGGTCTCGGCTGGGCCTCGCGCGGGGGCAAACCGGGCTTCGCAGGCGGGGACTGGCTGGTGTTCGACGACGCTGGGAGCGGCGCGCAGCTCGGCTTCCACATCGCTGCGACCGGCGATCACGAAGTGCGGATCGAGCGCAATGATGATGGCGATGCCACGCTGGTCGCCGAAACGCCGATCCCTGCGCCCGGCGCGTCCCTGTTCAACACGCCCGAGGCGCTGATCGTCTGGGCGCCCGATGCGGGCACCCTCACCCACGCCTTCCACGCCCACGCCCGCCAGCGCCTTACACAGCAGCACCCCAACCCGCCGCGCACCCGCCGCGTCCACTTCAACACCTGGGAAGCCTGCGCTTTCGACCTCGACGAGGCCCGCCTGCTGCGCCTTGCCGAGAATGCCGCCGCCATCGGCGCGGAACGCTTCGTGCTGGATGACGGCTGGTTCAAGGGCCGCGGCTCCGACCGCGCCGGGCTGGGCGACTGGACACCTGATCCCGTCCGCTTCCCCAACGGCCTCGGCCCGCTGATTGCGCAGGTCAAGGCGCTCGGCATGGATTTCGGCCTGTGGGTTGAGCCGGAGATGGTCTCGCCCGACAGCGACCTCTATCGCGCCCATCCCGACTGGTGCCTGCACGAACCCGGCCTGCCCCGCCCGACCGAACGCAATCAGCTGGTGCTCGATTTCACCAAGCCCGAAGTCGCCGCGCACATCCGGGAATGCATCGCCCGGCTGCTGCGCGAGAACGATATCGCCTACCTCAAGTGGGACCATAACCGCCGCCTGTTCCCCGCCGCGCCGGATCTTTCGCAGATCGGCCAGCTCCAAGACATCTGGCTCGCCCTGCGCCGCGAGTTCCCGGCGACCATGATCGAAAGCTGTTCAAGCGGCGGCGGGCGGATCGACATGGCCATGCTCGGGCTGATCGAGCGGGTCTGGCCGTCGGACAATAACGACGCGATCGAGCGGGTGCGGATCATGCGCGAATGGAGCCGCTTCCTGCCGCTGGAAGTGCTTGGCAATCATGTCGGCCCCTCACCCAATCCAATTACCGGCAGACGGCTCAGTATGGACTTCCGCGCCAAGGTCGCAGTGTTCGGGCACATGGGGGTCGAGGCGGACCCTGCGCGGATGACCGACAAGGAGCGCGAAACCCTCGCCGCGCATATCGCGCTTTACAAGGAATGGCGCGGGGTGCTGCACGCAGGCGTGTTGCACCATCTGGGGCATCCTGACGCGGGCGTGACGGGGATGATGGTGGTGGATGGCGACAAGGCGCTGGCGCTCGCCGCACAGACCACGTTCTCGCCGGTGTTCGACGTCGCACCCATCCGGCTTGCGGGGCTGGAGCCGGAGGCGCGCTACCGTGTGACCCTGCCCGAACCCTGGCCGCCGAGGGCAAAGCACTACCTCGCCAATCCTGACGCATGGCGTGCGGGCCTCACCCTGTCCGGCGCGGCGCTGATGGGGCATGGCCTTGCGCTTCCGCTCACCCATCCCGAAACCGCGTGGCTGATCGCGCTGGAGAAACTGCCGCAATGAAACTCGGCTGCTGCTACTATCCCGAACATTGGCCGGAAAGCATCTGGGCCGATGATGCACGCCGGATGGTCGAGATGGGCCTCAGCCTCGTGCGGATCGGTGAATTCGCGTGGAGCCGGATCGAGCCCGAAGGGGGCGGGCGCTACGAGTGGGGCTGGCTCGACTGCGCGATCAACACGCTGCACGCGGCGGGTCTGCAAGTGATCCTCGGCACGCCGACCGCGACCCCGCCCAAATGGCTGGTCGATCAGATGCCCGACATGGTCGCCATCGACGAACAGGGCCGCCCGCGCGGCTTCGGCTCGCGGCGGCACTACTGCTTCAGCCAAGAAGGCTACCGCGCCGAATGCCGCCGGATCGTGACCGCGCTGGCGGAACGTTACGGCGCGCACCCGGCGGTCGTGATGTGGCAGACCGACAATGAATATGGCTGCCATGACACGGTGCTCAGCTTCTCAGACGCTGCCGCCGCATCGTTCAGGGGTTGGCTCGCGGCGCGTTACGGCACGGTCGAAGCGCTCAACACCGCATGGGGCAATGTGTTCTGGAGCATGGAATACCGCTCCTTCGCCGAGGTCGATCCGCCGCATCTGACCGTGACCGAGGCGAACCCGGCGCATTGGCTCGATTACCGCCGCTTTGCTTCGGAACAAGTGGCGAGCTTCAACCGCGAACAGGTCGATATCATCCGCGCCCATGCGCCGGGCGTCGACATCACCCACAACTTCATGGGTTTCTTCACCGAGTTCGATCACCACGCTGTCGGGCGCGATATCGATGTCGCGACGTGGGATTCCTATCCCCTCGGGTTCCTAGAACAGTTCTGGTTCTCAGCCGGGGCGAAGCAGGCGTATCTCAGGCAGGGCCACCCCGATATCGCCGCCTTCCACCATGATCTCTATCGCGGCTGTTCGAATGGCCGATGGGGGGTGATGGAGCAGCAACCGGGGCCGGTGAACTGGGCGCGCTTCAACCCCGCGCCGCTGCCGGGGATGGTGCTACTATGGACGCTGGAGGCTGCCGCGCACGGGGCCGAGCTCACCAGTTATTTCCGCTGGCGGCAGGCGCCCTTCGCGCA from uncultured Erythrobacter sp. includes:
- a CDS encoding alpha-galactosidase; translated protein: MRASPVFARLDGDRTSVVWMACGDALDCLYLGSRLAVDEDLAALAAAAARGRHENQPDIPPTGGLLPDPRTGWRGPLLAEFAQDGAPVTPRWMGLSIDSFPEERRVVANWRDENLALTLSVSWTMGAGDVITTRTQFLHTQDRRTRATRCASLLLPLPRGFDHVTHFAGRWADDMRAERVRLTRAGLGWASRGGKPGFAGGDWLVFDDAGSGAQLGFHIAATGDHEVRIERNDDGDATLVAETPIPAPGASLFNTPEALIVWAPDAGTLTHAFHAHARQRLTQQHPNPPRTRRVHFNTWEACAFDLDEARLLRLAENAAAIGAERFVLDDGWFKGRGSDRAGLGDWTPDPVRFPNGLGPLIAQVKALGMDFGLWVEPEMVSPDSDLYRAHPDWCLHEPGLPRPTERNQLVLDFTKPEVAAHIRECIARLLRENDIAYLKWDHNRRLFPAAPDLSQIGQLQDIWLALRREFPATMIESCSSGGGRIDMAMLGLIERVWPSDNNDAIERVRIMREWSRFLPLEVLGNHVGPSPNPITGRRLSMDFRAKVAVFGHMGVEADPARMTDKERETLAAHIALYKEWRGVLHAGVLHHLGHPDAGVTGMMVVDGDKALALAAQTTFSPVFDVAPIRLAGLEPEARYRVTLPEPWPPRAKHYLANPDAWRAGLTLSGAALMGHGLALPLTHPETAWLIALEKLPQ
- a CDS encoding beta-galactosidase, with amino-acid sequence MADRAGETAAMKLGCCYYPEHWPESIWADDARRMVEMGLSLVRIGEFAWSRIEPEGGGRYEWGWLDCAINTLHAAGLQVILGTPTATPPKWLVDQMPDMVAIDEQGRPRGFGSRRHYCFSQEGYRAECRRIVTALAERYGAHPAVVMWQTDNEYGCHDTVLSFSDAAAASFRGWLAARYGTVEALNTAWGNVFWSMEYRSFAEVDPPHLTVTEANPAHWLDYRRFASEQVASFNREQVDIIRAHAPGVDITHNFMGFFTEFDHHAVGRDIDVATWDSYPLGFLEQFWFSAGAKQAYLRQGHPDIAAFHHDLYRGCSNGRWGVMEQQPGPVNWARFNPAPLPGMVLLWTLEAAAHGAELTSYFRWRQAPFAQEQMHAGLLRPDSTEAEAAPEVRQAAEVLAAIGPQQTAQAPVALVFSYEAAWVIGIQPQGQSFRFLELVFTWYSALRARGLDVDIVSPDAGLSGYRMVVVPSLPILPDGFADKLAALTCPVLIGPRSGSKTDSFCIPEGLAPGALRDVIPLTVTRVESLRDGVTEPAEGFAVTRWREDVASELAPEWADAEGRGVVYANANLRYCAVWPDAKLLGLLVERMAGEADVPLTPLPEGIRIRRTRTHVFTFNYSAAPVFVPHLGLTLGPASWHLDPL